Genomic window (Thermithiobacillus plumbiphilus):
CATCTGTCCCAGGCCCTGCAGCGTGGCGAGCCGCTGTCCTCGCCGAAAGCCGCCGGCCAGTATCTCCATGCCTGTCTGCGCGACAGCAGTCGCGAGGTGTTTGCCTGCCTCTTTCTTGACACCCGGCATCGCGTCATCCGCTATGAGGAGTTGTTTTTCGGGACCATCGACAGCGCCGTGGTGCATGCCCGGGAGGTGGTGCGCCGCGCCCTCAGCCATAATGCCGCGGCGGTCATCTTCGCGCACAATCATCCCTCGGGGCTGGCCGAGCCGAGCCTCGCCGACATCCAGCTCACCCGACATCTGGCCGACGCCCTGGCGCTCGTGGACATTCGCGTGCTTGACCATCTGGTGGTCGGCGACGGAGAGCCTGTGTCCCTGCAGGAGCGTGGTGGCTGGTAGGATATGAAAGGCAAGCCATTTCACATGCGCGCGGGATTTGCCCTGGCAGGACTCCGGGCCGCATGGTCCCTTGAATCAAGTTTCCGGACCCAGGTGCTGGCGGCCCTGGCCGCGCTGGTCCTGTTGTTCGCGTTACAGCCGCCGGTCATCTGGTGGGCGCTAGTGCTGGTGGTCATTGCCTTCATTCTGGCCGCGGAACTGTTCAACACGGCACTCGAGCATCTTGCGGATCATCTGCATCCCGAGCAACATCCAAAGATCAGGCTGGCCAAGGACTGCGCCGCCGCCGCAGTGCTGGTCCTGAGCATGGCCGCTTTAGGACTTTCGGCACTTATGCTGTGGCAGTTTTTATAGAAACATGAGCTATTCTGCGAATGGATGGGGATATCTGTCCGTGCCGATTTCAGCTGCTTGGATGTGCTGGATACCGGCCTGAGTGAACGTGTCCTCCAAGGCTCTCCTGGTAAAGGAAATTGGCCACTCTCATTAAAATCAAAAAGGAGAACTGCGTGAGCGCCAATCTCGCCCTGGGAATCATCGCGGTTGTCATGGTGTCATTTCTCATACTTGGCATTTTGCTTGCCATAGCCGTGTGGCGGACCCTGAGCACTTCCATGCGTCTGGCGCAACGGGTCGAGCAGGAGCTCAGTCCGCTGGTATTCGATCTGCGCATCATCGTCAATGACATGAAACGGGCAGGGGAGAGTACCCAGCAGCAGGTTCGGCGGATGGAGAATACCGTCCATTATGTCAGCAGTAGTGTCATGGATGCCACCGATGCCATGCTGGCCCCGGTCCAGCGCTTTCGTACCTGGACGCGGGCAGCGTCCACCGGCGTGCGGTATTTTTTCCGGCGTAGCTGAATTCCCCGCGTCCGGCCACCATCACAAGGAGCCATAATTATGAATACAACGGGCAGTTTTGTTTTGGGTGTTTTGGTTGGTGCCACAGCCGCGCTTCTTTTTTCTCCCAGAACGGGTGCGCAAACCCGTGAAGAACTGCGTCGCACCATGGACAAGGGGCGTGAACAGGTGGGCAGCAAAGGGGCAGCGGCACAGCTGCGTCTGACAGAAATGGTCCACGACATTCAGGAAAAGACCAAGGAACTCATGAACGTCGGTGGCGAGGTGGCCGAGGCCAAGCGTCAGGACCTCATGGAGGCCATTCAGGTTGCCAAGCGTGCCCTGGCCGAGGAAAGGGAGATCCTCATGCGCAACCACCGTGAGCGGCGCATGGCCTTTGAGGATGCCGCCAACGAAGAATAGTTTGCCAGCGCAGCCCGATTTCGGGCTTGCCCTTCCATCTGAAGGGGCTACCCGGAGCAGTGGCTCCCGGGTGCCCTCCCGGCCTTCCTTCTGGCATTTCCCCTGCATCCGGCATAGACTAACAGGCTTGTCACCTGGCCCCATCCCGGTCCGGTTTTCACCTGTTGCGCGAAAGTGGCGGAATTGGTAGACGCACTGGATTTAGGTTCCAGCGCCGCAAGGCGTGGGGGTTCGAGTCCCCCCTTTCGCACCAGTCTTTTTCGTCCAGACGGGACCACGATGCCTTGTGGCCCCGTATCTCTGTGGTTATCATTGCCTATTACCGCCTACAAACACCTTTTGTTCTGGATGAGGATGAATGATGCAAGTTTCTGTTGAAACCAGTGGGTCACTGGAAAAGCGCTTGAGAATCACGGTTCCGGCGGCCGAAGTGGAAACTGCCCTGAGCAGCCGCCTGCGCAATCTGGCCTCTTCCACAAGGATTCCAGGCTTTCGCCCCGGCAAGGTTCCGATGAGGCTGATCGAACAGCGCTTCGGTGGCCAGGCGCTGATGGATACTTACGACGACATCATCAATCGCACCTATCCAAAGGCGGTTTCCGAACAGGGCTTCCGGCCGGTTGACCGGCCCAGCATCAATGTCGAAAGTGGTGGGCGTGGGCAGGACTTTTCCTTCCTGGCCACTTTCGAGGTATTTCCCGAGTTCGAGCCGAATCTCGGTGATGAGGAGATCGAGCGTCAGCGCGCGGACATCACCGATGCCGACGTGGATCGCACCCTGCAGATCCTGCAGGAGCAGCGGCGCACCTTCGAGAGCGTGGACCGCCCGGCGGAAATGGGCGATCAGGTCATCATCGATTTCAAGGGCTTTGTCAATGACGAGCCCTTTGCCGGTGGCGAGGCGCAGGGCTTCGGGCTGATCCTGGGCTCCGGTCGCACCATCGAGGGTTTCGAATCCGGGCTGATCGGTGCTGCCGCGGGTGAGTCACGCCAGGTGGATGTCACCTTCCCGGAGGACTACGGCAATACCGAACTGGCCGGCAAGCAGGCACGCTTCGAGATCACCGTGCAGGCCGTGCTGGCCCCGAAGCTGCCGGAAATCGATGGCGATTTCGCGCGCTCCCTGGGCGTGGAAGATGGCAGCGTGGAAACACTGCGCAGCGAAGTCCGTGAAAACCTCGCCCATGAGGCCGAGCGGGCCAGCCGGTCCCGGGCAAAGAGTGCCGTGCTGGACCTGCTGGTCAGGGCCAACGAGAACGTCGACCTGCCCAAGGCCCTGCTCGACGCCGAGGAGCAGCGTCTGCGCCAGTCGAACCGCGCGCAGCCCGGTGAGGATGAGGCAGCGGCCGAGCAGAAGCTCAAGGAGCTTGCGCGTCAGCGCGTCAGGCTGGGCCTGGTGATCTCCGAGATCGTCCGTCGCAATGAGCTGCGTGTCGACAATGATACCGTGCGTCAGGAGATCGAGCGGGTCGCCAGCCAGTATCAGGATCCAGGTCAGGTGATGTCCTGGTATCTCCAGAATCCGGAACGTCTGGCCGAAATCGAGTCCATG
Coding sequences:
- the radC gene encoding RadC family protein — protein: MAIRDWPEGERPREKLLAMGAAALSDAELLAIFLRTGVSGKSAVDLARELLQRFGGVRELLGAECKSFCEGQGLGTAKYAQLQAVLELARRHLSQALQRGEPLSSPKAAGQYLHACLRDSSREVFACLFLDTRHRVIRYEELFFGTIDSAVVHAREVVRRALSHNAAAVIFAHNHPSGLAEPSLADIQLTRHLADALALVDIRVLDHLVVGDGEPVSLQERGGW
- a CDS encoding diacylglycerol kinase; this encodes MRAGFALAGLRAAWSLESSFRTQVLAALAALVLLFALQPPVIWWALVLVVIAFILAAELFNTALEHLADHLHPEQHPKIRLAKDCAAAAVLVLSMAALGLSALMLWQFL
- a CDS encoding YtxH domain-containing protein; protein product: MNTTGSFVLGVLVGATAALLFSPRTGAQTREELRRTMDKGREQVGSKGAAAQLRLTEMVHDIQEKTKELMNVGGEVAEAKRQDLMEAIQVAKRALAEEREILMRNHRERRMAFEDAANEE
- the tig gene encoding trigger factor — protein: MQVSVETSGSLEKRLRITVPAAEVETALSSRLRNLASSTRIPGFRPGKVPMRLIEQRFGGQALMDTYDDIINRTYPKAVSEQGFRPVDRPSINVESGGRGQDFSFLATFEVFPEFEPNLGDEEIERQRADITDADVDRTLQILQEQRRTFESVDRPAEMGDQVIIDFKGFVNDEPFAGGEAQGFGLILGSGRTIEGFESGLIGAAAGESRQVDVTFPEDYGNTELAGKQARFEITVQAVLAPKLPEIDGDFARSLGVEDGSVETLRSEVRENLAHEAERASRSRAKSAVLDLLVRANENVDLPKALLDAEEQRLRQSNRAQPGEDEAAAEQKLKELARQRVRLGLVISEIVRRNELRVDNDTVRQEIERVASQYQDPGQVMSWYLQNPERLAEIESMVLEDLVVDWVLTHAKTKDQTVSFNQLIGRPETA